A region of Enoplosus armatus isolate fEnoArm2 chromosome 14, fEnoArm2.hap1, whole genome shotgun sequence DNA encodes the following proteins:
- the LOC139297089 gene encoding protein NCBP2AS2-like: protein MVLRYLLSALINKTQVVDKLSESFPVRAAARLTARAVLRAQQAGRDAAGQALKSRTLRQIRQEAAEAPGGPGELSRKARRIRDSLLQDVKDGVQEATRSRQIKPKRK from the coding sequence ATGGTCCTCAGGTACCTCCTGTCGGCTCTGATTAACAAAACTCAGGTTGTGGACAAACTGTCGGAGTCGTTTCCGGTCCGCGCCGCGGCTCGGCTCACCGCCCGGGCCGTCCTGAGGGCGCAGCAGGCCGGCAGGGACGCCGCGGGACAGGCGCTGAAATCCAGGACCCTCCGGCAGATCCGACAGGAGGCCGCGGAGGCTCCGGGGGGGCCGGGAGAGCTGAGCCGGAAGGCCCGGAGGATCCGAGACTCCCTGCTGCAGGACGTTAAGGACGGCGTTCAGGAAGCGACCCGGTCCCGACAGATCAAACCCAAGAGGAAATGA